The Drosophila sulfurigaster albostrigata strain 15112-1811.04 chromosome 3, ASM2355843v2, whole genome shotgun sequence genomic sequence TTGCGcttgtttgtattttcattGGTTGCATTTGCATCACGACGACAGTAATATTGCTCGCTTCAAGTACCTGGGATCGCAATGTGATTCCCTATGCACGCTGGGTGGGATTTGCAGCTATGGTACTTTTCTGTTTTGCCGCTGTTGTCTTTCCGCTCGGTTTTCACATCGAAGAGATCGGCGGCCAGGCTTACCAGCTGCCAAACACATTCAAAATCGGCATATCCTATATAATGTTTGTGCTGGCACTGTGGATCACAGTTGTATCCGAGTTATTTGCCGGCAAAGTGTGTCTGCCACACTTTTAAAACGTGAGAAGCCGCTAAgaatttatatgtgtatatatagacGCGTCTGAATTAGCTATtaagttcatttttgttttgcagttttcTTCTGTgatttgttatgttttatttttactttttgttttatgcgtATTGctcat encodes the following:
- the LOC133840487 gene encoding uncharacterized protein C16orf52 homolog A encodes the protein MDKLTTISATLFMAADVFAIVSLALPDWIITEEAGDIRLGLMWTCMTLYNRPQVCYTPDLQPEWLIALVCIFIGCICITTTVILLASSTWDRNVIPYARWVGFAAMVLFCFAAVVFPLGFHIEEIGGQAYQLPNTFKIGISYIMFVLALWITVVSELFAGKVCLPHF